From Rhizobium favelukesii, the proteins below share one genomic window:
- the gltB gene encoding glutamate synthase large subunit codes for MMTKTPSTGFDQFAAATTRATANTRKFASGLPRKQGLYDPRNEHDACGVGFVAHMKGQKSHQIVKDGLFILENLTHRGAVGADPLMGDGAGILVQIPDRFFREEMARQGITLPKVGEYGMGHIFMPRDEKQIAHFKKVIQDVIVEEGQVFLGFRDVPVDNSSLSKAPEIAATEPHHVQVFIGAGKDAATNDEFERRLFTLRKVISNRIYDEFDGEESNFYPVSLSSATVVYKGMFLAYQVGAYYKDLSDPRFESAVALVHQRFSTNTFPSWKLAHPYRMVAHNGEINTLRSNVNWMAARQASVSSPLFGDDISKLWPISYEGQSDTACFDNALEFLVRGGYSMAHAVMMLIPEAWAGNQSMAAERKAFYEYHAALMEPWDGPAAVAFTDGKQIGATLDRNGLRPARYLVTNDDRVILASEAGTLPVPEEDIVQKWRLQPGKMLLIDMEKGRIVSDEEVKSELATKHPYRSWLDRTQLILEDLKPVEPRALRRDVSLLNRQQAFGYTTEDTKILMSPMATTGQEAVGSMGTDTPISAMSEKSKLLYTYFKQNFAQVTNPPIDPIREELVMSLVSFIGPRPNILDHTGMANAKRLEVRQPILTNGDLEKIRSIGHTEDRFDTKTLDFTYDVERGAEGMPEMLDRLCERAEAAVKGGYNIIVLSDRQIGPDRIAIPALLATAAVHHHLIRKGLRTSVGLVVETGEPREVHHFCLLAGYGAEAINPYLAFDTLLDMHAKGEFPKEVDASEVVYRYIKAVGKGILKVMSKMGISTYQSYCGGQIFDAIGLQQELVDKYFFGTATMIEGVDLAAIAEETVARHTSAFGKDPLLATTLDIGGEYAYRMRGESHAWTPDAVATLQHAVRGNAEDRYREFAEMVNTSALRMNTIRGLFNIKSAEEIGRKPVSVDAVEPAVDIVKRFSTGAMSFGSISREAHTTLAIAMNRIGGKSNTGEGGEESDRYMPLPDGSSNPERSAIKQIASGRFGVTTEYLVNADMLQIKVAQGAKPGEGGQLPGHKVDATVAKTRHSTPGVGLISPPPHHDIYSIEDLAQLIYDLKNVNQTSDVSVKLVSEVGVGTVAAGVAKARADHITVSGFDGGTGASPLTSLKHAGSPWEIGLAETQQTLVLNGLRSRIALQVDGGLKTGRDVIIGALLGADEFGFATAPLIAAGCIMMRKCHLNTCPVGVATQDPVLRKRFKGTPEHVVNYFFFVANEVREILASLGFTKLDDIIGASELLEKDEMLAHWKSKGLDFSRIFHKVEAPKDATYWTTRQKHPIDDILDRKLIEEAQPALTSKTPVAFEVDIKNVDRSAGAMLSGEVAKRYNHRGLKDDTINVTLRGTAGQSFGAFLARGITFNLIGDGNDYVGKGLSGGKIIVRPPENSKIVAEDSIIVGNTVLYGATEGECYFRGVAGERFAVRNSGAIAIVEGVGDHGCEYMTGGVVVVLGSTGRNFAAGMSGGVAYVLDEAGDFAKRCNMAMVELEPVPEEDDMLEKLHHHGGDLMHKGRVDVSGDMTRHDEERLYQLISNHLHYTGSTRAKQILDNWVDYRPKFRKVMPVEYRRALEEMERARMGIAAE; via the coding sequence CCGTCGACAACTCCTCGCTTTCCAAGGCGCCCGAGATTGCCGCGACCGAGCCGCATCATGTGCAGGTCTTCATTGGTGCGGGCAAGGATGCTGCGACCAACGACGAGTTCGAGCGTCGCCTGTTCACGCTGCGCAAGGTGATCTCCAACCGCATCTACGACGAGTTTGATGGCGAGGAGAGCAACTTCTATCCGGTGTCGCTGTCGTCGGCGACCGTTGTCTACAAGGGCATGTTCCTGGCCTACCAGGTGGGGGCTTACTATAAGGACCTGTCGGATCCGCGTTTCGAGTCCGCGGTTGCCCTCGTGCACCAGCGCTTCTCCACCAACACTTTCCCGTCGTGGAAGCTGGCGCACCCCTACCGCATGGTTGCCCACAACGGTGAAATCAACACGCTGCGCTCCAACGTCAATTGGATGGCGGCACGTCAGGCCTCGGTTTCTTCGCCGCTCTTCGGTGACGACATCTCCAAGCTCTGGCCAATCTCCTATGAAGGCCAGTCCGACACGGCCTGTTTTGACAACGCCCTCGAGTTCCTCGTGCGCGGCGGCTACTCCATGGCGCATGCCGTGATGATGCTGATCCCGGAAGCCTGGGCGGGCAACCAGTCGATGGCGGCCGAGCGCAAGGCATTCTACGAATATCACGCTGCGCTAATGGAGCCGTGGGACGGACCGGCGGCTGTCGCCTTCACCGACGGCAAGCAGATCGGCGCGACGCTCGACCGCAACGGCCTGCGTCCGGCTCGCTATCTTGTCACGAATGACGACCGCGTCATCCTTGCATCTGAAGCCGGCACGCTGCCGGTGCCGGAGGAGGACATCGTCCAGAAGTGGCGCCTGCAGCCGGGCAAGATGCTGCTGATCGACATGGAAAAGGGCCGGATCGTTTCCGACGAGGAAGTGAAGTCCGAGCTTGCCACCAAACATCCCTATCGCAGCTGGCTGGATCGCACGCAGCTGATCCTCGAAGACCTGAAGCCGGTCGAGCCGCGTGCGCTGCGCCGCGACGTTTCACTGCTCAACCGCCAGCAGGCCTTCGGCTACACGACCGAGGACACCAAGATCCTGATGTCGCCGATGGCGACCACGGGTCAGGAGGCCGTGGGTTCGATGGGCACGGATACGCCGATTTCGGCGATGTCGGAAAAGTCGAAGCTGCTCTATACCTACTTCAAGCAGAACTTCGCGCAGGTCACGAACCCGCCGATCGACCCGATCCGCGAAGAGCTCGTCATGAGCCTCGTCTCGTTCATCGGACCGCGTCCGAACATTCTCGACCATACGGGTATGGCGAACGCCAAGCGCCTGGAAGTGCGCCAGCCGATCCTGACCAATGGCGATCTGGAAAAGATCCGCTCGATCGGTCATACGGAAGACCGCTTCGACACCAAGACGCTCGACTTCACCTATGATGTCGAACGCGGCGCCGAAGGCATGCCCGAAATGCTCGACCGTCTCTGCGAGCGCGCCGAAGCCGCGGTCAAGGGCGGCTACAACATCATCGTGCTCTCCGACCGCCAGATCGGCCCGGACCGCATCGCCATTCCCGCGCTGCTGGCGACGGCTGCCGTGCACCATCACCTGATCCGTAAAGGGCTGCGCACCTCGGTCGGTCTCGTCGTCGAAACCGGCGAGCCGCGCGAAGTGCACCACTTCTGCCTGCTCGCAGGCTATGGCGCCGAAGCGATCAACCCTTACCTTGCCTTCGACACGTTGCTCGACATGCATGCCAAGGGCGAGTTCCCGAAGGAAGTCGACGCCAGCGAAGTCGTCTACCGCTACATCAAGGCGGTCGGCAAAGGCATCCTCAAGGTCATGTCGAAGATGGGCATCTCGACCTATCAGTCCTATTGCGGCGGCCAGATCTTCGATGCGATCGGCCTGCAGCAGGAGCTGGTCGACAAGTACTTCTTCGGCACGGCAACGATGATCGAAGGCGTCGATCTCGCCGCGATCGCCGAAGAGACTGTTGCGCGTCACACCTCCGCCTTCGGCAAGGATCCGCTGCTGGCGACGACGCTCGACATCGGGGGCGAGTATGCCTACCGCATGCGCGGCGAAAGCCATGCCTGGACGCCGGATGCGGTCGCAACGCTTCAGCATGCCGTTCGCGGCAATGCCGAAGACCGCTACCGCGAGTTCGCCGAGATGGTGAACACCTCGGCGCTGCGCATGAACACGATCCGTGGCCTCTTCAACATCAAGAGCGCCGAAGAGATCGGTCGCAAGCCGGTCTCGGTCGACGCGGTCGAGCCAGCGGTCGATATCGTCAAGCGCTTCTCGACGGGTGCCATGTCCTTCGGCTCGATCAGCCGCGAGGCACACACGACGCTGGCGATCGCCATGAACCGGATCGGCGGCAAGTCCAACACCGGCGAGGGCGGTGAAGAATCCGACCGTTACATGCCGCTGCCGGATGGTTCGTCGAACCCGGAACGCTCGGCGATCAAGCAGATCGCATCGGGACGCTTCGGTGTCACGACCGAGTATCTGGTCAATGCCGATATGCTGCAGATCAAGGTGGCGCAGGGTGCCAAGCCCGGCGAAGGCGGCCAGCTTCCTGGCCACAAGGTTGACGCGACGGTTGCCAAGACCCGCCACTCGACTCCGGGTGTCGGCCTGATCTCGCCGCCGCCGCATCACGACATCTATTCGATCGAAGATCTGGCGCAGCTGATCTATGACCTGAAGAACGTCAACCAGACGTCGGATGTGTCGGTCAAGCTCGTCTCGGAAGTCGGCGTCGGCACGGTTGCGGCCGGCGTTGCCAAGGCGCGCGCCGACCACATCACGGTCTCCGGCTTCGATGGCGGCACCGGCGCATCGCCGCTGACCTCGCTGAAGCATGCCGGCAGCCCGTGGGAAATCGGCCTTGCCGAAACCCAGCAGACCCTGGTGCTGAACGGATTGCGCTCGCGCATTGCCCTGCAGGTCGACGGCGGCCTGAAGACCGGCCGCGATGTCATCATCGGAGCGCTTCTCGGCGCCGACGAATTCGGCTTCGCGACGGCACCTTTGATCGCTGCCGGCTGCATCATGATGCGCAAGTGCCATTTGAACACCTGTCCTGTCGGCGTTGCCACGCAGGACCCGGTTCTGCGCAAGCGCTTCAAGGGCACGCCCGAGCACGTCGTCAACTACTTCTTCTTCGTCGCCAACGAAGTGCGCGAAATCCTCGCCTCGCTCGGCTTCACCAAGCTCGATGACATCATCGGCGCTTCGGAGCTGCTCGAGAAGGACGAAATGCTGGCGCACTGGAAGTCCAAGGGTCTCGACTTCAGCCGCATCTTCCACAAGGTCGAGGCGCCGAAGGATGCAACCTACTGGACGACCCGCCAGAAGCACCCGATCGACGACATTCTTGACCGCAAGCTGATCGAGGAGGCGCAGCCGGCGCTGACCTCGAAGACGCCGGTTGCCTTCGAAGTGGACATCAAGAACGTCGACCGTTCGGCCGGTGCGATGCTCTCCGGGGAAGTCGCCAAGCGCTACAACCACCGCGGCCTCAAGGACGACACGATCAACGTGACGCTCAGGGGCACTGCCGGGCAGTCGTTCGGCGCCTTCCTAGCGCGCGGCATCACCTTCAACCTGATCGGTGACGGCAACGACTATGTCGGTAAGGGCCTGTCGGGCGGCAAGATCATCGTCCGGCCGCCGGAGAATTCGAAGATCGTCGCGGAAGACTCCATCATCGTCGGCAACACCGTGCTCTACGGTGCGACCGAAGGCGAGTGCTACTTCCGCGGTGTCGCGGGCGAGCGCTTCGCGGTCCGCAACTCCGGTGCGATCGCCATCGTCGAAGGCGTGGGCGACCACGGCTGCGAATACATGACGGGCGGTGTCGTCGTCGTACTCGGCTCAACGGGCCGCAACTTTGCGGCCGGCATGTCCGGCGGCGTGGCTTATGTGCTCGACGAAGCCGGCGATTTTGCCAAAAGATGCAACATGGCGATGGTCGAACTCGAGCCGGTTCCGGAAGAGGACGACATGCTGGAGAAGCTGCATCACCACGGCGGCGACCTCATGCACAAGGGACGCGTCGACGTTTCGGGTGACATGACGCGCCACGACGAAGAGCGTCTCTACCAGTTGATCTCCAACCATCTGCACTACACGGGTTCGACCCGCGCCAAGCAGATCCTGGACAACTGGGTCGACTACCGTCCGAAGTTCCGCAAGGTCATGCCGGTCGAGTACCGCCGTGCCCTGGAAGAAATGGAACGCGCCCGCATGGGAATTGCGGCCGAGTAA